Proteins from a genomic interval of Euwallacea fornicatus isolate EFF26 chromosome 1, ASM4011564v1, whole genome shotgun sequence:
- the Mthfs gene encoding 5-formyltetrahydrofolate cyclo-ligase isoform X3 has translation MRLLINLSAFKSSNRISVYLSTNDEIDTEPIVRKIFQEGKKCFVPRYSKAGMQMVRLASMEDWETLPVTKWNIKQPLLKEKREDALETGGLDLLVCPGVAFTPRGDRLGHGGGYYDSYLKKLKQLQESPPAAIAVAFKEQVQDSIPVTPNDVTVDAVLYPK, from the exons ATGAGATTG ctaATAAACTTATCTGCTTTTAAATCCAGCAACCGGATCTCGGTTTATTTGAGTACAAACGATGAGATCGATACCGAACCGATCGTCCGGAAGATTTTTCAAGAgggcaaaaaatgtttcgtccCCAG ATACAGCAAGGCCGGAATGCAGATGGTGCGATTGGCGTCGATGGAGGATTGGGAAACTTTACCCGTGACTAAGTGGAACATAAAACAACctttattgaaggaaaaaagGGAAGACGCTCTCGAAACTG GAGGCCTAGATTTGTTAGTCTGTCCAGGAGTGGCCTTCACCCCTCGAGGGGATCGCCTGGGACACGGAGGGGGTTACTATGattcgtatttaaaaaaattaaaacaactgCAAGAATCCCCCCCTGCAGCCATCGCTGTAGCTTTCAAAGAGCAAGTTCAGGACTCGATCCCCGTCACCCCTAACGACGTCACCGTGGACGCAGTCTTATACCCCAAATAA
- the LOC136338994 gene encoding uncharacterized protein isoform X3 has translation MSRPFSGEKIKSGRPPKSPRSPSLQNHVASSPKSPTIFQFGPQSSQSDEDCRDHFAMHAPPVERIGVSRNHRRVSRNVNENKPYHSLDSDSQTISTSICSTKTTSLSSRHSSLKEKRGRRRQLPSPNDSSNSTPTEKPKVHRCRKSTSDLTDMTEDTTNTTTTALSRSGSRKSSKGGLAYLASRRSSRGSRESVSSVLSNASNEGLGPLNFQHPRNRQRRTSNFLELPVPDHIRPRVCSLPEKTINPRLSDDLYRLRHFSITNKGVVNCGDSIINRRSRSNTSVNSITSRSNVSGERSPFDGSCCGSGYHSVGSDSFDSMNDADEVPKYRVVTLGDAGVGKTALVSQFMTSEYMNTYDASLGKPKDDEFGERTVSILLDAQESEMVFIDHPASEMSVENCLSTYEPHACIVVYSVTSRSSFRTAEEILNYLWKEGYTKDKNVIVVGNKADLARARAITANEGKGLAVAKDCKFIETSSGIQHNVDELLVGILKQIRLRESLEKKKSMTKEKSKMKGSKTSLRLHFAKEILQKICLNDISKSKSCENLHVL, from the exons ATGTCCAGGCCGTTTAGTGGCGAGAAAATCAAATCCGGGCGAC cccCAAAATCGCCGCGCTCCCCTTCGCTTCAAAATCACGTTGCTTCGTCTCCGAAATCTCCCACGATCTTCCAGTTCGGGCCTCAAAGTTCTCAAAGCGACGAGGACTGCAGGGACCATTTTGCCATGCATGCTCCCCCCGTGGAACGCATAGGGGTGTCGAGAAATCATCGCAGG GTTAGTCGTAATGTAAACGAAAATAAACCGTATCACTCATTGGACTCGGATTCTCAGACCATCTCAACTTCAATATGCTCTACCAAAACCACTAGTTTAAGTTCCAGACACTCGTCTTTAAAGGAGAAAAG GGGTCGAAGGCGTCAGCTTCCCTCCCCCAACGACTCCAGCAATTCTACACCCACGGAAAAGCCGAAAGTCCATCGCTGCCGCAAGTCCACCTCCGACTTAACCGACATGACAGAAGATACGACCAACACCACGACCACTGCTCTCAGCAGATCCGGATCTAGGAAAA GTTCCAAAGGGGGTTTGGCCTATTTAGCGAGCAGGAGAAGCTCCAGAGGGTCCAGGGAGTCTGTGTCTTCAGTGCTCAGTAACGCCTCTAATGAGGGTTTGGGaccattgaattttcaacATCCTCGGAATAGGCAGAGGAGgacttcaaattttctagAGCTTCCAG TTCCAGACCATATCAGACCGAGAGTGTGCTCGCTTCCAGAGAAAACGATTAATCCGAGGTTGAGCGACGATCTGTATAGATTGAGACATTTCAGCATAACTAATAAGGGCGTCGTCAATTGCGGTGATTCAATCATTAACAGGAGGTCGCGTTCGAATACCAGCGTCAATTCTATTACCAGCAG ATCGAATGTTTCGGGAGAACGTTCCCCTTTCGATGGTTCCTGTTGTGGCTCCGGATACCACAGCGTAGGTTCCGATTCTTTCGACTCGATGAATGACGCAGATGAGGTACCCAAATATCGGGTGGTGACTCTGGGTGACGCAGGCGTGGGGAAAACCGCGCTAGTCTCGCAGTTTATGACCTCCGAATACATGAATACTTATGACGCAAGCTTAGGTAAGCCAAAAg ATGATGAATTCGGGGAGAGAACCGTTTCGATCCTACTTGACGCACAGGAATCCGAAATGGTCTTCATCGATCATCCGGCTTCGGAAATGTCT GTTGAAAACTGCCTAAGCACGTACGAGCCCCATGCCTGTATCGTGGTTTATTCGGTGACGTCGAGGTCTTCGTTCCGGACCGCAGAGGAGATCCTCAATTACTTGTGGAAGGAGGGCTACACCAAGGACAAGAACGTGATCGTTGTGGGCAATAAAGCCGATTTAGCCCGGGCCAGGGCCATTACAGCTAACG AAGGGAAAGGTCTGGCAGTGGCAAAAGACTGTAAATTCATAGAGACGTCCAGCGGCATCCAGCACAACGTCGACGAGCTGCTCGTAGGCATTCTGAAACAGATCCGCTTGCGGGAAAGTCTAGAGAAAAAGAAGTCGATGACCAAAGAGAAGAGCAAAATGAAGGGGTCCAAAACCAGCCTCAGGCTGCACTTTGCCAAGGAAATTCTGCAGAAAATATGTCTGAACGACATTAGTAAGTCGAAGAGCTGTGAGAATTTACACGTTTTGTAA
- the Mthfs gene encoding 5-formyltetrahydrofolate cyclo-ligase isoform X1 yields MRLQSTMAAIEASKTALRQEIALRIAKLTAEEKQRQSKIVFEKLINLSAFKSSNRISVYLSTNDEIDTEPIVRKIFQEGKKCFVPRYSKAGMQMVRLASMEDWETLPVTKWNIKQPLLKEKREDALETGGLDLLVCPGVAFTPRGDRLGHGGGYYDSYLKKLKQLQESPPAAIAVAFKEQVQDSIPVTPNDVTVDAVLYPK; encoded by the exons ATGAGATTG CAATCAACAATGGCGGCTATTGAGGCTTCGAAAACAGCTTTACGGCAAGAAATCGCTCTCCGAATCGCGAAACTGACCGCCGAGGAGAAACAACGACAATCCAAAATTGTATTCGAAAAG ctaATAAACTTATCTGCTTTTAAATCCAGCAACCGGATCTCGGTTTATTTGAGTACAAACGATGAGATCGATACCGAACCGATCGTCCGGAAGATTTTTCAAGAgggcaaaaaatgtttcgtccCCAG ATACAGCAAGGCCGGAATGCAGATGGTGCGATTGGCGTCGATGGAGGATTGGGAAACTTTACCCGTGACTAAGTGGAACATAAAACAACctttattgaaggaaaaaagGGAAGACGCTCTCGAAACTG GAGGCCTAGATTTGTTAGTCTGTCCAGGAGTGGCCTTCACCCCTCGAGGGGATCGCCTGGGACACGGAGGGGGTTACTATGattcgtatttaaaaaaattaaaacaactgCAAGAATCCCCCCCTGCAGCCATCGCTGTAGCTTTCAAAGAGCAAGTTCAGGACTCGATCCCCGTCACCCCTAACGACGTCACCGTGGACGCAGTCTTATACCCCAAATAA
- the Mthfs gene encoding 5-formyltetrahydrofolate cyclo-ligase isoform X2: protein MAAIEASKTALRQEIALRIAKLTAEEKQRQSKIVFEKLINLSAFKSSNRISVYLSTNDEIDTEPIVRKIFQEGKKCFVPRYSKAGMQMVRLASMEDWETLPVTKWNIKQPLLKEKREDALETGGLDLLVCPGVAFTPRGDRLGHGGGYYDSYLKKLKQLQESPPAAIAVAFKEQVQDSIPVTPNDVTVDAVLYPK, encoded by the exons ATGGCGGCTATTGAGGCTTCGAAAACAGCTTTACGGCAAGAAATCGCTCTCCGAATCGCGAAACTGACCGCCGAGGAGAAACAACGACAATCCAAAATTGTATTCGAAAAG ctaATAAACTTATCTGCTTTTAAATCCAGCAACCGGATCTCGGTTTATTTGAGTACAAACGATGAGATCGATACCGAACCGATCGTCCGGAAGATTTTTCAAGAgggcaaaaaatgtttcgtccCCAG ATACAGCAAGGCCGGAATGCAGATGGTGCGATTGGCGTCGATGGAGGATTGGGAAACTTTACCCGTGACTAAGTGGAACATAAAACAACctttattgaaggaaaaaagGGAAGACGCTCTCGAAACTG GAGGCCTAGATTTGTTAGTCTGTCCAGGAGTGGCCTTCACCCCTCGAGGGGATCGCCTGGGACACGGAGGGGGTTACTATGattcgtatttaaaaaaattaaaacaactgCAAGAATCCCCCCCTGCAGCCATCGCTGTAGCTTTCAAAGAGCAAGTTCAGGACTCGATCCCCGTCACCCCTAACGACGTCACCGTGGACGCAGTCTTATACCCCAAATAA
- the LOC136338994 gene encoding uncharacterized protein isoform X2 → MEINGPRKIYRSCSTRSSNKPVVNLPKSSYSSPTPPPHRSPLWEGGGNFDSYESTSMGSPKLSLSSPTETERCLTEYNYNAPKSPRSPSLQNHVASSPKSPTIFQFGPQSSQSDEDCRDHFAMHAPPVERIGVSRNHRRVSRNVNENKPYHSLDSDSQTISTSICSTKTTSLSSRHSSLKEKRGRRRQLPSPNDSSNSTPTEKPKVHRCRKSTSDLTDMTEDTTNTTTTALSRSGSRKSSKGGLAYLASRRSSRGSRESVSSVLSNASNEGLGPLNFQHPRNRQRRTSNFLELPVPDHIRPRVCSLPEKTINPRLSDDLYRLRHFSITNKGVVNCGDSIINRRSRSNTSVNSITSRSNVSGERSPFDGSCCGSGYHSVGSDSFDSMNDADEVPKYRVVTLGDAGVGKTALVSQFMTSEYMNTYDASLDDEFGERTVSILLDAQESEMVFIDHPASEMSVENCLSTYEPHACIVVYSVTSRSSFRTAEEILNYLWKEGYTKDKNVIVVGNKADLARARAITANEGKGLAVAKDCKFIETSSGIQHNVDELLVGILKQIRLRESLEKKKSMTKEKSKMKGSKTSLRLHFAKEILQKICLNDISKSKSCENLHVL, encoded by the exons ATGGAAATCAACGGTCCTAGGAAAATATACCGGAGTTGTTCTACAAG GTCTTCCAACAAGCCAGTGgtcaatttgccgaagtcctCCTACTCTTCCCCTACACCGCCGCCCCATCGCAGTCCCCTATGGGAGGGAGGGGGAAACTTCGACTCGTACGAGTCCACCAGCATGGGATCCCCAAAATTGAGTTTGAGCAGTCCTACCGAGACTGAGAGATGTCTCACGGAATATAATTACAATG cccCAAAATCGCCGCGCTCCCCTTCGCTTCAAAATCACGTTGCTTCGTCTCCGAAATCTCCCACGATCTTCCAGTTCGGGCCTCAAAGTTCTCAAAGCGACGAGGACTGCAGGGACCATTTTGCCATGCATGCTCCCCCCGTGGAACGCATAGGGGTGTCGAGAAATCATCGCAGG GTTAGTCGTAATGTAAACGAAAATAAACCGTATCACTCATTGGACTCGGATTCTCAGACCATCTCAACTTCAATATGCTCTACCAAAACCACTAGTTTAAGTTCCAGACACTCGTCTTTAAAGGAGAAAAG GGGTCGAAGGCGTCAGCTTCCCTCCCCCAACGACTCCAGCAATTCTACACCCACGGAAAAGCCGAAAGTCCATCGCTGCCGCAAGTCCACCTCCGACTTAACCGACATGACAGAAGATACGACCAACACCACGACCACTGCTCTCAGCAGATCCGGATCTAGGAAAA GTTCCAAAGGGGGTTTGGCCTATTTAGCGAGCAGGAGAAGCTCCAGAGGGTCCAGGGAGTCTGTGTCTTCAGTGCTCAGTAACGCCTCTAATGAGGGTTTGGGaccattgaattttcaacATCCTCGGAATAGGCAGAGGAGgacttcaaattttctagAGCTTCCAG TTCCAGACCATATCAGACCGAGAGTGTGCTCGCTTCCAGAGAAAACGATTAATCCGAGGTTGAGCGACGATCTGTATAGATTGAGACATTTCAGCATAACTAATAAGGGCGTCGTCAATTGCGGTGATTCAATCATTAACAGGAGGTCGCGTTCGAATACCAGCGTCAATTCTATTACCAGCAG ATCGAATGTTTCGGGAGAACGTTCCCCTTTCGATGGTTCCTGTTGTGGCTCCGGATACCACAGCGTAGGTTCCGATTCTTTCGACTCGATGAATGACGCAGATGAGGTACCCAAATATCGGGTGGTGACTCTGGGTGACGCAGGCGTGGGGAAAACCGCGCTAGTCTCGCAGTTTATGACCTCCGAATACATGAATACTTATGACGCAAGCTTAG ATGATGAATTCGGGGAGAGAACCGTTTCGATCCTACTTGACGCACAGGAATCCGAAATGGTCTTCATCGATCATCCGGCTTCGGAAATGTCT GTTGAAAACTGCCTAAGCACGTACGAGCCCCATGCCTGTATCGTGGTTTATTCGGTGACGTCGAGGTCTTCGTTCCGGACCGCAGAGGAGATCCTCAATTACTTGTGGAAGGAGGGCTACACCAAGGACAAGAACGTGATCGTTGTGGGCAATAAAGCCGATTTAGCCCGGGCCAGGGCCATTACAGCTAACG AAGGGAAAGGTCTGGCAGTGGCAAAAGACTGTAAATTCATAGAGACGTCCAGCGGCATCCAGCACAACGTCGACGAGCTGCTCGTAGGCATTCTGAAACAGATCCGCTTGCGGGAAAGTCTAGAGAAAAAGAAGTCGATGACCAAAGAGAAGAGCAAAATGAAGGGGTCCAAAACCAGCCTCAGGCTGCACTTTGCCAAGGAAATTCTGCAGAAAATATGTCTGAACGACATTAGTAAGTCGAAGAGCTGTGAGAATTTACACGTTTTGTAA
- the LOC136338994 gene encoding uncharacterized protein isoform X1: MEINGPRKIYRSCSTRSSNKPVVNLPKSSYSSPTPPPHRSPLWEGGGNFDSYESTSMGSPKLSLSSPTETERCLTEYNYNAPKSPRSPSLQNHVASSPKSPTIFQFGPQSSQSDEDCRDHFAMHAPPVERIGVSRNHRRVSRNVNENKPYHSLDSDSQTISTSICSTKTTSLSSRHSSLKEKRGRRRQLPSPNDSSNSTPTEKPKVHRCRKSTSDLTDMTEDTTNTTTTALSRSGSRKSSKGGLAYLASRRSSRGSRESVSSVLSNASNEGLGPLNFQHPRNRQRRTSNFLELPVPDHIRPRVCSLPEKTINPRLSDDLYRLRHFSITNKGVVNCGDSIINRRSRSNTSVNSITSRSNVSGERSPFDGSCCGSGYHSVGSDSFDSMNDADEVPKYRVVTLGDAGVGKTALVSQFMTSEYMNTYDASLGKPKDDEFGERTVSILLDAQESEMVFIDHPASEMSVENCLSTYEPHACIVVYSVTSRSSFRTAEEILNYLWKEGYTKDKNVIVVGNKADLARARAITANEGKGLAVAKDCKFIETSSGIQHNVDELLVGILKQIRLRESLEKKKSMTKEKSKMKGSKTSLRLHFAKEILQKICLNDISKSKSCENLHVL; this comes from the exons ATGGAAATCAACGGTCCTAGGAAAATATACCGGAGTTGTTCTACAAG GTCTTCCAACAAGCCAGTGgtcaatttgccgaagtcctCCTACTCTTCCCCTACACCGCCGCCCCATCGCAGTCCCCTATGGGAGGGAGGGGGAAACTTCGACTCGTACGAGTCCACCAGCATGGGATCCCCAAAATTGAGTTTGAGCAGTCCTACCGAGACTGAGAGATGTCTCACGGAATATAATTACAATG cccCAAAATCGCCGCGCTCCCCTTCGCTTCAAAATCACGTTGCTTCGTCTCCGAAATCTCCCACGATCTTCCAGTTCGGGCCTCAAAGTTCTCAAAGCGACGAGGACTGCAGGGACCATTTTGCCATGCATGCTCCCCCCGTGGAACGCATAGGGGTGTCGAGAAATCATCGCAGG GTTAGTCGTAATGTAAACGAAAATAAACCGTATCACTCATTGGACTCGGATTCTCAGACCATCTCAACTTCAATATGCTCTACCAAAACCACTAGTTTAAGTTCCAGACACTCGTCTTTAAAGGAGAAAAG GGGTCGAAGGCGTCAGCTTCCCTCCCCCAACGACTCCAGCAATTCTACACCCACGGAAAAGCCGAAAGTCCATCGCTGCCGCAAGTCCACCTCCGACTTAACCGACATGACAGAAGATACGACCAACACCACGACCACTGCTCTCAGCAGATCCGGATCTAGGAAAA GTTCCAAAGGGGGTTTGGCCTATTTAGCGAGCAGGAGAAGCTCCAGAGGGTCCAGGGAGTCTGTGTCTTCAGTGCTCAGTAACGCCTCTAATGAGGGTTTGGGaccattgaattttcaacATCCTCGGAATAGGCAGAGGAGgacttcaaattttctagAGCTTCCAG TTCCAGACCATATCAGACCGAGAGTGTGCTCGCTTCCAGAGAAAACGATTAATCCGAGGTTGAGCGACGATCTGTATAGATTGAGACATTTCAGCATAACTAATAAGGGCGTCGTCAATTGCGGTGATTCAATCATTAACAGGAGGTCGCGTTCGAATACCAGCGTCAATTCTATTACCAGCAG ATCGAATGTTTCGGGAGAACGTTCCCCTTTCGATGGTTCCTGTTGTGGCTCCGGATACCACAGCGTAGGTTCCGATTCTTTCGACTCGATGAATGACGCAGATGAGGTACCCAAATATCGGGTGGTGACTCTGGGTGACGCAGGCGTGGGGAAAACCGCGCTAGTCTCGCAGTTTATGACCTCCGAATACATGAATACTTATGACGCAAGCTTAGGTAAGCCAAAAg ATGATGAATTCGGGGAGAGAACCGTTTCGATCCTACTTGACGCACAGGAATCCGAAATGGTCTTCATCGATCATCCGGCTTCGGAAATGTCT GTTGAAAACTGCCTAAGCACGTACGAGCCCCATGCCTGTATCGTGGTTTATTCGGTGACGTCGAGGTCTTCGTTCCGGACCGCAGAGGAGATCCTCAATTACTTGTGGAAGGAGGGCTACACCAAGGACAAGAACGTGATCGTTGTGGGCAATAAAGCCGATTTAGCCCGGGCCAGGGCCATTACAGCTAACG AAGGGAAAGGTCTGGCAGTGGCAAAAGACTGTAAATTCATAGAGACGTCCAGCGGCATCCAGCACAACGTCGACGAGCTGCTCGTAGGCATTCTGAAACAGATCCGCTTGCGGGAAAGTCTAGAGAAAAAGAAGTCGATGACCAAAGAGAAGAGCAAAATGAAGGGGTCCAAAACCAGCCTCAGGCTGCACTTTGCCAAGGAAATTCTGCAGAAAATATGTCTGAACGACATTAGTAAGTCGAAGAGCTGTGAGAATTTACACGTTTTGTAA